The DNA window TTTATCCCCCTTGTTAGTTATGTTAGAATTTTTCCTCCAAATGGTCGTTAGTCCAATCACTAAATTATAGTCCGAGAATaggaatttaaatgaaattatccAAAGTGTataagattttaaaatttttaacaaaactactTACGCTTCTAGCGTTTTATGCTGCCCGTGGGGAACAACTTTTTGCTGCAGCATCGTTTTCGCTGGCGCGTTACAAATTATAACAACAGGGCAACAAACACTGTTGTCGCGACTTTTTGATAGATGGtcgatttgatgtttttgtttttacgacAGTTGATTGTGACCGGAGTTGTATTAAACTAAGGTGCAGAGGATCATCTATGGCTCCGGAATTTAATGCCCGTTTTTTGCGGCGTTTcctttccacacacacgcacacacgcacgcacacttttttctcgattttctCTTCTTGCCCTCTCTTCTTCGCACAGCGAACGACAAAACTTTCTTGCTGGCCGAGATGCACACGTTGATGGGCCGAAATGGATTTCACATTTCATTGCTTATATACACTGGTGGCAACCACCGATTGCTTCCATCGCATCTCTCGCTTTCCATTTCAACACTTCTATCGTCACGTACACACCACACAAAGCATATTATGGAGGCTCACGCACACACGTCGATAGCTTGGATGCTGGGGTCACACTTTCCTGCTGTAACGCCGTTACACGCTGGAATGTTTATgaatatttcgtttgtttgttttctttttcggcaACGGGCAACGGACGGGAgtgggaaaaaggggaaaaaccaAGATAATGGCAGTGTAcgtgattttttggccaacaaCTTGTCACCGAACCGTCAATGGTGCTGATGCAGTTTGCATCTTTCGCAGCAGTGCATTTTTATGCATTTGCATCGATCATCCTTCACCCAGTGTTTCACGCTAAAGGTACGCTTTCTTTCTCACAAACGCACGCACTACGGTTTTGCTATTCGCATCTCATCGCCGTTCGGTGGATTTGAGATTGTGGAATGCTTGAAGAACAGGTTCACGCTAAAGTACACACCCGTTGACACAGAGAACTGTAAATGTAAGTGGCGAACGGTGGCCTTGCGTACCGACATACCGTCCGGATGCGAACAAGGCCAGCTAGCGATCACCGGATGGTTCTGCTTCCGTGCAAGACGATCCTCACGTGGAGTCTTAATACCTGCCTTAATTACCTTCCCAATGGCGACGgtaccacacacacgcacacaaccaaACACCCCTACACCCACTGCCAGCAGTGACGTGTCACGAGAGTCACCCGTTGTAGTCTCCtactgtttctttcttttgcacacTGTTGACTTCCATTCGATTGCCGCTTTCGCTTCCTACGCTGCTTACACCACGGTTTGACCACAGTTTTGTCGCCACTGATTGAtgctgaatgttgattgattgTATTTTGTACACTCTTTTGTTTAAAAGTAAATACACAAtagccgaaaaaaaaacaccacaaaacgGCACGCACCAAACGCGAAGCAACGACGCACAGCAACGGAGCAGGCGATCGACAAGCTCAAGTTTCTTCGGTCGTCTGAGCGTGTGTGTTTCGCTGCCTGCGTTCGCTGGCCCAATCGCCCGCCTGGAATGTTGATGTGATGGTGTGCGTTCCACTCCACTCATGGCACGATCAACGCAAAAGCTTTTACGTGTATGTGAAGCTGCAACATAAAAGCCCTTCGTACGCAAGGGTGTACGCTActgtatgtttttatttattacttttttatttatttataatatatAGAAGCTATTTGTGCATGTGTTAACAATATTAATGTTCTTCTAaaatactttattttattgaataatttatcgacttgttttgcaaaatatatcAGAAAGATTTCAATGCAATTGTCACGTCTTCGGGTTCGACACATTTGACTAACGCTGCCTAAGCTTTAATGCAGTTATGGTGTCTTAAACTTGAGTAATATCTTTTAAAACGGTACTGAAGTTTGTAAAAGGGTATTCATTTACAATCTCACCAATTTAAAAGACCTTTAATTGCAATGTTTTCTTCCACCATTCTGTGAAAAAGGGGAACACAGTAAGGTTGTCGACTTTCGCCGCCATTCCGGTTTTTTGCGTTCTCTTTTACAGTAGCGGTGAAACGCACTTTGTATTGATGGCAGGTGTGTTACATCCGACGCAGCATCTATTTGCTTTATCGTTGCATATTctcctaaaagtatgcaatttatgtttttaattcacGTTGTGGTTCTATGGTCCTAAAACCCACTGCATTTTAACAACCATTTGTTTactgattgcatacttttaggcggcAGTAATATGATGAAATTAGAGATGTGAAAGGTGAgtaagaataagaaaaaaataaaaaaagcaatttagtaaaatttttaaatgtgatatatttaaatgggaatttgttgcaataggtttcttttcactcaaataatgctttaaagtaaatttaaagtaaaaaatcaaaaaaaaaattcaaaaaaatttcaaatcgaaaatttcataaggggtaccccttgccatttttttgagaaattttgcaaaaaaaataaatttgttttattttaatgccaatgggttgcaatggtttcttatcactcaaataatgttttaaattaaaaaaaataagaaattacaaaaaaaataaaaaaattagaacaatcacaaaatttactaagggtcatttttgcaccaaattttgcctataactaggtcggtatccaacggatcgccaatctttaacctgcggtcgatagatggcaccaatggctacattttcttcttggacagccatgccctcagatgtctgtgccagaagttattcgaggaaccaagttccttaccctgtttgagaaaatgtaaaattttcctcatttttgcaccaaattttgcctataactaggtcggtatccaacggatcgccaatctttaacctgtggtcgatagatggtaccaatggctacattttcttcatggacagccatgccctcagatggctgtgccagaagttattcgaggaaccaagttccttaccctgtttgagaaaatgtaaaattttcctcatttttgagcaatgtaccaaaatttttaaatgtgatatattttgatgggaatttgttgcaataagtttcttttcacttaaatagtgctttaaagtaaaaaaagaataaaaaatcagaaaaaaaattttaaaaaattttctactcgaaaatttcataaggggtaccccttgccatttttttgaaaaattttgcaaaaaaaataaatttgttttattttaatgccaatgggttgcaatgagtttcttttcactcaaataatgcttgaaataaaaaaaagagtgaaaaataataaaaaaatcaaaaaattgaaaaaaatataaaattttcctcatttttgcaccaagtttttcctataactcggtcggtatctaacggatcgccaatctttaacctgtggtcgatagatggcaccaatggctacattttcttcttggacggccatgtcctcggatgtctgtgccagaagttattcgaggaaccaagttccttaccctgtttgagaaaatgtaaaattttcctcatttttgagcaatgtagcaaaaattttatatgtgatatattttgatgggaatttgttgcaataagtttcttttcacttaaatagtgctttaaagtaaaaaaagaataaaaaatcagaaaaaaaattttaaaaaattttcaactcgaaaatttcataaggggtaccccttgccatttttttgagaaatttgcaaaaaaatttaaattgatttattttaatgccaatttgttgcaatgtgcttcttttcactcaaataatgctttaaataaaaaaaaagtgaaaaataataaaaaattcaaaaactttaaaaaaaaatatgaaaattttcctcatttttgcaccaacttttgcctataactcggtcggtatccaacggatcgccaatctttaacctgtggtcgatagatggcatcaatggctatattttcttcttggacggccatgcccttagatgtctgtgtcagaagttattcgaggaaccaagttccttaccctgtttgaaaaaacgtaaaattttcttcatttttgagcaatttagcaaaattgaaaaatgtgatatattttaatgggaatttgttgcaattaggttcttttcactcaaacaatgctttaaattaacaaaagaataaaaaatcggaaaaaaaatttcaaaaaaatttccactcgaaaatttcataaggcttaccccttacgttttttttgagaaattttgcaaaaaaattaaaattgatttattttaatgccaattgattgcaataagtttcttttcactcaaaaactgctttaaatagaaaaaagaatgaaaaataataaaaaatcgtacattttcgttcaactcactcttttgcaactcgactctcATGCTTTCACTCATCAGTGCAACTACACCTACCCTAGAAacgataataaattaaaatatatcatcaaTAAGACGATACGGGTAAACAAACTAAAACGATGTACAAATGAATCACAATAATTAGGATGTTCATACAACTTTCCGATAACAAAAAGGGAAGATTTTGGCCTCTGGCCGTAGGGTTAAGTTGGTATCAATCTGATACGTTGCCATAACGACATGGGGTTAGGTTAGATGAATCCCTCGCGCTATGATACGGTCGCAACATAAGTGCAGACGCACGTTCAATCACAAACAGACACGTGACTGCTGTGTCGGCGGGAAATAAACAGTACATGAAGTATTGCACGGAGCACACGATGGATGAAAGTGATGCTGGAGTTCCGTCCTCTTTCTTACGCCAACGGAAAATCACTTTATTACTCGTCCCTCGTACAAATAAACAAGCCAGTAGCAACAGTTTGGGAGAGTGcggacgttttttttgtagttgttgtcagacagattttatttatttttccttcggGGAGAGGGGATCAAGAACGTGAAGAtgaaatcatcatcaccatagTACGAAATTTTCTGAAAGATATACACTGATTTCGAGCGCATGTTTGTTCCCTCTCGTTTAATGCATTATAGTCTACAgacctattttttttattgcatgagATGGTTGATAACGCCACCTCAATATGGTTGTAGCTACTGGCAATAACACTAACAGGCAAATATTTATGTGCTAGATTGTGTGATCATTTAATTACAGATGTCTGTCATCTTTTGCTTCAGTAAGGTAGCCGCACAGTTTAAACTGAAACATACattatttattgcacattAGAGAGTGTCCATTACTGTGAGTTTAAAGTTATTAATACCAACCTTAAGATAagttaacaacaaaacattttcaacatgTTAGCTACGTTAGCGAATTGGACGTTTAGTGAAATCTCACGGCATTGGGTCCTCAACGACTCTCTAATCTTTCGCACTTGATGACGCAGTTTTACCTGTTGACAAAGAGATAAAAGAGACACAAAATCTTAAGGCAAATCAAATGACTTTACGCTCCACAATATGTCGTCCTACCGGTAATAAGTGTTCCTGGTTGTACCTCCGCTCCTGCCGTACCAATTTTCGTGAACTTGCTGATGTGTTTCACGTAAGCACGCTTGTAGCTTTCGTCCGCCCCTAGTACACCGTCCGTACCGTCGTGACCATCACTGCCGAACGATGATTTCTTACGCGCTCCCGCACCCACGCTGACGACGCGTTCAACCAACGGTATCACGGTGGAAGATACGGGCACCCAGTCTGTTTTGGCGGCGGGGAGGAGTGGGGAGGaaatataaagaaagaaacaagatGAACGAACAACATGTCTAAGCTTTGTTGAGGATCCATACTCCTACTCAACTACCGCCAAAGGTGAACACTTTTGGAAAGCTGACATATCGTACGATgagtaatttcttttaaaatgttttaaactttttacGAATGAATTTCTATTACTTCTTGGACGATTGATACTCCAACTTTAGACATCACTCCAGACTAATTTCATGTGATACtaatattatttaacttttGAAGGAAATTACCAAACGATATGACTCATTTTCACAACAACTCGTACCTGGTTCATACTTTTCTCCCTGTACTTTCTTATAATACATGGAAGTAGCTTCGCTAGAGCCTATCAGCAAGGACACTTGCAGGAAACAACTTACGGCAAACATGATCAAGAAATATTTGCACGTGGAAACCGAACCAATAGTTCTGTTTGGTAGCATTTTAAGACGTTTAAGATATTTAGGCCCAGATGCTGAACTGACTTTAAATATACTTGTTTACTAAAACTTCTTCCTTCAGGCACACACAACGCACTTCGTCAGCAGATGTTACGGTCGTGATTGGTATCTTGCAAGAGACACCTGCGTAACTGACACCGTACAAACTTCGCGAACAATTCAAAGCCCAGGGAGAAAACCCAAACTCTCACTTCTTTACGCACAGATGCAACCAAAGCCACTGACACCTAGTGGCGCGATGACTTGCGTTGCCTGTTGTGCTGTTGTGGTTTGAAAATACGCTTGTGCGTGAAATTTGTGCGGATGCTTCGTGTCTGGTGTACTGGTGTATATACACTTTCCGATTGAATAATAATaggtaacacaaa is part of the Anopheles funestus chromosome X, idAnoFuneDA-416_04, whole genome shotgun sequence genome and encodes:
- the LOC125763138 gene encoding uncharacterized protein LOC125763138, encoding MLPNRTIGSVSTCKYFLIMFAVSCFLQVSLLIGSSEATSMYYKKVQGEKYEPDWVPVSSTVIPLVERVVSVGAGARKKSSFGSDGHDGTDGVLGADESYKRAYVKHISKFTKIGTAGAEVQPGTLITGKTASSSAKD